A genomic window from Methanobacterium sp. BRmetb2 includes:
- a CDS encoding SAM-dependent methyltransferase: MEGQAYGDLAWIDTVLDSAQMYATETETIVKIIQDYDKNVKTMLHLGCGSGNSDYTFKKYFRVTGVDISSDMLEIARTQNPEVIYHQGDMKKIRLKKKFDSVVIPDSIGYMTTLEDLKKALVTAYEHLKPGGILFVMALLSEDFKENNFVYTGSKGDVEVTIFENNYIHNIVKCTYESTMIYLLRQKGQLEIYTDTHLLGLFPKGSWLELFKDVGFIKIEEKSTNDLYDDYLLGKGEYLLELFLATKP, encoded by the coding sequence ATGGAGGGTCAAGCGTATGGCGATCTGGCATGGATCGACACCGTCCTTGACTCGGCCCAGATGTACGCAACAGAAACAGAAACTATTGTTAAGATCATTCAAGACTATGATAAAAATGTTAAAACAATGCTTCACCTAGGATGTGGATCAGGTAACAGTGATTACACTTTTAAAAAATATTTTAGGGTAACTGGGGTAGACATCAGTAGTGACATGCTTGAGATTGCCCGAACCCAAAATCCAGAGGTGATCTATCATCAGGGCGATATGAAAAAAATTAGACTAAAGAAAAAATTTGATTCAGTGGTTATCCCAGATTCTATAGGTTACATGACCACATTAGAAGATTTAAAAAAAGCTTTAGTTACTGCTTATGAACATTTAAAGCCCGGTGGAATTCTTTTTGTAATGGCTCTGTTGTCTGAAGATTTTAAAGAGAATAACTTTGTTTATACTGGTTCCAAAGGAGATGTGGAAGTTACAATTTTTGAGAATAACTACATTCACAATATTGTTAAATGCACCTATGAATCCACCATGATCTACTTACTTCGACAAAAAGGTCAGCTAGAGATCTACACTGACACTCACTTATTAGGCCTTTTCCCGAAGGGTTCCTGGCTTGAACTCTTTAAAGATGTTGGATTTATTAAAATTGAAGAAAAGTCTACCAATGATTTGTATGATGATTATTTATTAGGAAAAGGTGAATACCTTCTTGAATTGTTCCTGGCTACTAAACCATAA
- a CDS encoding thermonuclease codes for MKYLKIMLILVMVVAAAGCIDGNDTTDDTPQYSLDYSTSNDTSTNNDEQATNQPNTSTTRYDASGYCPYVVDGDTLDVEGVGRIRFVGVNTPERGESGYQQAKDYIKQMCLGKTVQLDIDDAKKHDRYGRVLAVVYVNNVNLNAELLKRGYAEVMYIPPSEFNPYSWT; via the coding sequence ATGAAATATCTGAAAATTATGTTAATCTTAGTAATGGTAGTGGCTGCTGCGGGTTGTATCGATGGGAATGATACAACAGATGACACTCCTCAATACAGTCTTGATTATTCCACCTCCAACGATACATCTACAAATAATGATGAGCAAGCCACAAACCAGCCTAACACAAGCACAACCAGATACGATGCCAGCGGATACTGTCCCTATGTGGTGGACGGCGACACCTTAGATGTAGAGGGAGTGGGAAGAATACGATTTGTTGGAGTCAACACTCCCGAACGTGGAGAGTCAGGATACCAGCAGGCAAAAGATTATATAAAACAAATGTGTTTGGGTAAAACAGTACAGCTGGACATAGATGATGCAAAAAAACATGACCGATACGGTAGGGTGCTAGCAGTAGTCTATGTAAATAACGTAAACCTCAATGCCGAACTTCTTAAAAGGGGATATGCTGAGGTAATGTACATACCACCCTCTGAATTTAATCCTTACTCTTGGACTTAA